The genomic region CGCGATGCGCGACGGTGAGCTGCCCGGCGGTCCCGGCCGGTTGTCGAACATCGTCTTCATGGGCATGGGCGAACCGCTCGCGAACTACAAGCGCGTGATCGAGGCCGTGCACCGCATCACCGCGCCGGCGCCGGACGGCCTGGGCATCTCCCAGCGCACGGTCACCGTGTCGACGGTCGGCCTGGTGCCCGCGATTCGCAAGCTCACCGAGGAGAAGCTGCAGGTCAGGCTCGCGGTGTCGCTGCACACGCCGGACGACGAGCTGCGCAACACGCTGGTGCCGGTCAACACGCGCTGGGACGTCGCCGAGGTGCTGGAGGCGGCGCGCGGGTACGCGGACCACACCGGGCGGCGGGTCAGCATCGAGTACGCGTTGATCCGCGACATCAACGACCAGGGCTGGCGAGCCGACCTGCTCGGCAAGAAGCTGCGCAAGCACCTGGGGCAGCTCGTGCACGTGAACCTGATCCCGCTGAACCCGACGCCGGGCTCGAAGTGGGACGCGTCGCCGAAGCCGGTGGAGCGGGAGTTCGTGCGGCGGGTGCGGGAGCAGGGTGTGGAGTGCACCGTGCGGGACACGCGGGGGCAGGAGATCGCGGCGGCCTGCGGGCAGCTCGCCGCCGAGGGGTGACCGGTCACCGCATGGCGTGTGAGTACCGGGTGGTCCGGCTCGCCCGATCAAGCATGCGCCGATGTGGTGGGCTCAGAGCTGCACCTCGGTCAGCTCGCCCGTCGCCACGTCGAACACGAAACCCCGCACCGAGTCCTTGACCGGCAGGAACGGGTTGCCGACGATGCGCGCGACCGACTGGCGCACGTCCTCCTCCAGGTCGCCGAACGCCTCGGCCGCCCAGGCCGGCTTCACGCCGACGTCCTGCTGGATGGAGCGCTTGAAGTCGTCGTCGGTGAACGTCAGCATGCCGCAGTCGGTGTGGTGGATGAGGATGATCTCCCTGGTGCCGAGCAGGCGCTGGCTGATGGCGAGCGAGCGGATCTCGTCCTCGGTCACGACGCCGCCGGCGTTGCGGATGACGTGGGCCTCGCCCTCCTGGAGGCCGAGCACGCGGTAGACGTCGATGCGCGCGTCCATGCACGCCACCACGGCGACCTGCTCGGCGGGCGGGAGGGGGAGCGGGCCGGAGAACTGGGCGGCGTAGGCGCGGTTGTTGGCGAGCAGCTCGTCGGTCACCGACATGATCAGGTCCTCTCACCGGAGCGGGTGCCACTGAGCCAACTGCCGCATGCGCATACCTGCAACTGTGCCCACGAGATGGGAATGGTTCCCGCTCAAGAAGAAGCGCGGACCGACACAGCGGACAGAACCGGACGGGGAAGAAGCCGGTCCGGCCGTCCGGCTAGCATGCGGCGTCGTGGGGGAACCGACGAGGCTGGTCGCGGGCAGATACGCGACGATCAGAGAGCTCGGCCGGGGCGGCATGGGGGTCGTCTGGCTGGCGGAGGACCGGGTCATCGGACGGCAGGTCGCGCTCAAGGAGCTGCGGACCACCGAGAACGAGCGCGTGCTGCGCGAAGCTCGCACGGCAGGGCGCCTGAACAGCCCGAACGTCGTCGGCATCTACGACGTCATCGTCGAGCACGGCGTCACGTACCTCGTCATGGAGCTGGTCGAGGCACCGACGCTCGCCACCGTCATGGCGCGCAGGGCACTCGGTGAGGACGAGGTCGCCGACATCGGCCTGCAGACGCTCAACGCACTCGAGGCGGCCCACGCGGCGGGCATCGTGCACCGGGACGTCAAGCCCAGCAACATCATGGTGCTGCCCGACGGCCGGGTGAAGCTCGCCGACTTCGGCATCGCCCGCGCGATGGACGACCCCGGTCTCACGGCCACCGGCGGCATCATGGGCTCGCCGGGGTACATGGCGCCGGAGCTGTTCGCCGGCAAGCCTCCCTCACCAGCGAGCGACCTGTGGGCGTTGGGCGCCACCATGTTCCACGCGATCGAGGGGCGCGCTCCGTTCCAACGCGACACGACCGCGGCGACCATGCACGCGATCATGTACGAGGAGCCGGTCCTCCAGCGCACGTACGGCCCGCTCGCCGACACGATCATGGCGCTGCTGACCCAGGACGACACCCACCGCCTCACCGCGTCCCAGCTGCGCGAACGGCTCGGCGACCGCACCAAGGTCGTCCGGCCGCCGACGCCGTCCGAGCAGACCGTCGTGATCGAACCGGTCACCACGTACGTCACGCCGCCGCCGGCGACCATCGCCGACTGGGACGACAAGCCCAGGTCCCGCAAGAAGATCGCCATCTTCGCCGGTGCCGCGGCGGCCGTGGTCGTGATCGCACTCGCGGCGGTCTTCACGTTCCGGCCGGACACGCCGGGTACGGCAGCGGCGCAGCAGGGCGCGAATGTGAGCGACGCACCGTCCTCGGCCGCGAGCAGCACCTCCTCCAGCGCGCCGTCCAGCAGCAGTGCCGCGCCGAGCAGCAGCGCGGCGCCGTCGTCGAGCCAGGTCAGCAGCGTCGTGAAGCCCACCCAGGTCACGCAGCCGGGTCAGCCGCAGCCGACGACGCAGCCCAAGCCGCCGAGGGAAACCCTCGTGCTGAAGCGGTACATCAAGAACGGCACGCCGTTCCACTTCACCGGCACGCCGAGGGTCGGCGCCCCCGCAGGCTTCACCCCGGAGGCGCACACCCTGGGCAAGCTGCTCGCGAATCCGGAACCGGGCGCGGTGCCGCTCTACGCCTGCCGCCTCAACAACTCCGAAGACCACATGACGTCCACCTCGTCCACCTGCGAGGGGCAGACGGTCATCGGCACGCTCGGCTACATCTTCAAGGCCAAGCCCAACGACGTCCCCACGCACCCGCTGCACCGCTGCCTCTTCCAAGGCGCCCACTTCGACTCGCCGCACGCGAACTGCGAGGGGCAGACACCGGAGTTCCAGTTCGGCTGGGTGCTCACCGGGCCGTGACACGCTCATGCCCTGGGTGCGACGGATCGCACCCAGGGCATGAGCTGGAGAACTAGCGGCGCCAGGACGTCTTGCGGCGGGCCATGTCCCACACCAGCAGGCCGATGATGGTCAGGCCCGTGGCGACGAGGTAGATGTCCTCGATGCGACCGTGGTGGTTGCCGATCAGCATCAGGAAGCAGAAGATCGCGGAGAGCCAGCCGGCGATCCGGGTGCCCTTGGGCAGCGTGCCGTGCCAGCCCCACTCGTGCGACGGCTCCTCGTGAGGGTCGACGGCAGGACGCTTGTCCAGTTCCGAGGACGAAGCCACGGTTTCCTCCACTGCTCATCCGGTTACCCGGTCATCGTCGCACATGGAGACGCGCACGGATGTGTGAGGTCGCGCGCCACGCCTTATCAGGGCGGTCGCACACCGTTACCCTCAGCGCGGCCCACCCGTCCGATCCCCGAAGGCGCCCCACTTGACCGGCTTCTCCCCCGCCGAGGCCTCCACCCCCGACACGTTCGCCCCCGTCGAGATCGGCCTGCACGGGGTGCGCAAACGTTTCTCCGACCAGGTGGCGGTCGACGGAGTCTCGCTCAACGTCCACGAGGGCGAGTTCTTCTCGGTGCTCGGCCCGTCCGGCTGCGGCAAGACCACGGTGCTGCGCATGATCGCCGGGTTCGTCGACCCCGACGAGGGCCGCATCGAGCTCGACGGCAACGACATGGTGGGCGTGCCGCCCTACCGCAGGGACGTCAACACCGTCTTCCAGTCGTACGCGCTGTTCCCGCACATGTCCGTGTGGGACAACGTCGCCTACGGCCTCAAGCGCAAGAAGCTGCGCGGTGAGGAGCTGAAGAAGCGGGTCGGCGAGCACCTGGAGCTGGTCCGGCTGTCGCAGTTCGCCCAGCGCAGGCCGGCGCAGCTCTCCGGCGGACAGCAGCAGCGTGTCGCCATCGCGCGAGCGCTTGCGGCCGGGCCCCAGCTGCTCCTGCTCGACGAACCGCTCGGCGCGCTCGACGCCAAGCTGCGCAAAGAGCTGCAGATCGAGCTCATGCGCATCCAGCGCGAGGTCGGCACGACGTTCCTCTACGTCACGCACGACCAGGAGGAGGCGCTGGTCCTCTCGCACCGCATCGCCGTGATGAACGCGGGCAAGATCGAGCAGGTCGGCTACCCCGAGGACGTCTACGAGCGCCCCGCCACCCGGTTCGTCGCCGGGTTCATCGGCACGTCGAACATCCTGGACGCCGAGGTGTCCGGAGTGGACGGCGGGTTCGCCGAGCTGACCGCCCCCGGCGCCACCCGGCTGCGCGCGCGGTTCACCGGTGCCGTGAGCCACGGGCAGAAGGTCGCCGCGACCGTCCGGCCGGAGAAGGTGCACCTGTTCAACGAGACCGCCGAACCGCCCACGGGCTGGTGCGTGCTGCCGGGCGTCGTGCACGACGTCGTCTACACGGGCGTGTCGACGCAGTTCGTCGTGGACACCCCGGCGGGAGAGCTGGTGGCGTTCGTGCAGAACGCCCAGCGCATCGACGACGCGGGCGCGCCGGGACAGCCGGTGCGGCTGGCGTGGGACCCCGAGTTCACCGTGCTCTTGGAGAAGGCTGATGACTGACCAGAAGGTCCGGATCGCTCGCTTGTGGGACAACGACTCCCCGCGGGTGACCCGGCGCACGATGCTGGGCTCGATGACGTTCTTCGCGCTCGCCGCCTGCGGTGTCGGTGAGGCGCCGACGAACAGCGGTCCCACCTCGGCCGCGGCGAAGGCCAAGAACCTGAAGGACGAGCTCAAGCTCAACTTCTACAACTGGACCGACTACATCGCGAAGGACACCCTGCCGGGTTTCCAGACCGCGACCGGCATCCAGGTCACCTACGACAACTTCTCCACCAACGACGAGATGGAAGCCAAGATCGCTTCCGGCTCCGCGGGCTACGACCTGGTGGTGCCGAGCGACAACTTCCTGCGCCGGTTCCTGCGCTCCGGCCTGCTGCAGCCGCTCGACCACTCGTCGCTGCCGAACCTCAAGAACCTGGAGAAGCGGTTCGTCGAGGCCGACTACGACGCCGGCAACAAGTACTCGGTGCCGTGGGCGTGGGGCACCACGGGGCTCGCGTACTCGAAGTCGCAGATCGGCGGCGACGTCACCGGGTTCGCCGCCTACGACCTGCCGAACGCCCAGGGCCGCAGCACGATCCTCGACGAGGCGCGCGACGGCATGGCGCTCGGGTTGCTCAAGCTCGGCCACGACCCGAACACCACGGACCCCGAGCAGATCGACGACGCGGCGAACTTCTTGCTGTCGTTGAAGAAGAAGCTCGGCCAGATCACCTCCGACGTGATCGAGCCGCTCACCTCCGGCCAGGTGCGGCTCGCGCAGGCGTACTCCGGCGACGCGTTCCAGGCGCGGGAGACCAGCGAGGACGTCGCGTACGCCATCCCGGCCGAGGGCGGTCTGTCCTACGTGGACCTGCTGGTCATCCCGAAGGACGCCCCGCACGCCGAGAACGCGCACAAGTTCATCGACTTCATCTTGGGCGCGGAGACGGGTGCGGCGCTGTCCAACGCCGTGCGCTACGGCAGCCCGAACGCGGCCGCCAAGCCGTTGATCGACAAGGAGCTGCTCGACGACCCGCTGGTCTACCCCTCGGAGGAGCAGCTCAAGAAGCTGCCGTTCACCAAGGACCTGGGCGGCGACGTCGAGGCCAGGTACGCCGACGCGTGGACCAAGGTCAAGACCGGCTGACCGGGTACGACACCATCCCGCGGATCACCACGGAGTCGCGGTGGCCGGCCGGGCCCGCCTGGCGCAGGTCCGGCAGCCGCCTCGCGACCGCGCGGAACGCCACCTCGCCCTCCATCCGCGCGAGGGTGGCGCCCAGGCAGTAGTGGATGCCGCTGGAGAACGCCAGGTGCTCCGGCTTCTGCACGCGCATGAGGTCGAACCGGTCCGGCTCGGGGTACACCTCCGGGTCCCGGTTCGCCGCGGCGATCAGCAGGTAGACGCCGTCGTCCGCGCGGATGTCCTTGTCCAGCAAGGTGATCTGCTCGTGCGCGAGGCGGGTGGTCAGGTGCACCGGCGGTGCCCAGCGCAGCGTCTCCTCGACGACCGCACCGGCGACATCGGGGTAGGCCTTGAAGAACGCCCACTGCTTCGGGTGGTCGAGCAACGCGCGCACGCCGTTGCCGATCAGGTTGACGGTCGTCTCGAACCCGGCGATCAGCAGCAGCACCAACGTGCTCAGCAGCTCCGGCACGGTGAGCTTCTGCTCGGCCTCCGCGGCGACGAGCGAGCTGATCACGTCGTCGCCCGGCCTCGCCCTGCGTTCGGCGATGAGCCGCTCGAACAACGCGAAGATCCGCTCGTTGGCCCGGTCGATGTCAGGGGAGAAGTGGCCGTCGAACGACTGCGCGACGAGCCTGCCGTAGTTCGCGAAGTCGCCGGTGTCGGCGTCCGGGATGCCGAGCAGCTCGCTGATCACCGCGATCGGCAGCGGCGCCGCGTAGTCCGTGATCAGGTCGAACTCGTCGCCCGCCTGGTCCAGCAGCGCGTCGGCGACCTTCTCGACGCGGGCGCGGTACTCGTCGATCTTCTTCGGGCTGAACGCCGGCGTGGCCAGCCTGCGCAGCCGGGTGTGGTCGGGCGGGTCGAGCTCCAGGAACGACCCGGACACCACGTTCGGCGTGCCTGGGTAAGTGCCGTTCGCGTACCGCACGCCGAAGCGCCGGTCACGCAGGATCTTGTTCACGAGCGAATGGCTGGTCGTGGCCCAGAGGCCGCCGTCCCGCGTCAACGCTCCCTGGGCGCGGATCTGGTCGTAGACCGGATACGGGTCGTCATGGCCGTTCAACTGCTCCAGCACGTTGTACCCCCTCGAACACCGTGGTCAGCACGAACCGGGGCGCGTCCAGCGGCGCGAGCCTGCCGTCGCTGATCGCCTCCCAGGCGTTGAAGAGCCCGGCGTAGAGGGTCTGCAGGATCCACCACGCGGGCAGGTCGCGGCGCAGTCTGGTGCCCTGCAGCCGGGTGATCAGGTCGAGCACGGGCCGGTCCATCTCGCGGATGCGGGCCGCGAGCTCCTCGTCGAGCTCCAGGCCGGGGAACCGCAGCAGGAACTCCACCCGCGGGCCGAGCGCGACCAGCCGGGTCACCAGGTCCTCGATCGCGTCGTCGCGCGCGAAGTCGACGTGGGACGACACGGAGTCGATCAGGTCGAGCGCGTCGCTCGCGACGGCCCGGACCAGCGCCGTGCGGGTCGGATAGCGCTTGTGGAGTGTGGTCCTGCCGACACCCGCCGCCCTCGCCACGTCGCCGAGCGACGCCGTCGGGTCCTTGAGCAGCACCGATGTGGCTGTCTGCAGCAGGTGAACACTCATGTTCACAACGGTACACGAATGTTCGCATGGCAGTATGTGCGCTCGTGCTGCGACGCTGGTTGAAGGCGAATGCCCTGCTCACGCCCACCGGGCTGTGGCTGGGGATCTTCCTCATCGCGCCCTTGGCGCTCGTCGTCCAGTTCAGCTTCGCGACGCGCGACACGGGTGTCGCGCGCGCCGTGCTGCCGTGGACGACCCAGGCCTACCTGACGGCGTTGGACCCGGCGTTCCTGCCGATCTTCGGGCGGACGCTGGTCTACGCGGTGGCGACCACGGTCGCGTGCCTGGTGCTGGGCTTCCCGCTGGCGTGGTTCATCGCGCGGCACGGCGGCAGATATCGGACCGTGCTGCTCGCGGCGGTGCTGATCCCGTTCTGGTCGAGCTACCTCGCGCGGATCTACGCGTGGAAGGCGCTGCTGGACGGGGAGGGCCTGGTCAACACCGTGTTGGGCTGGGTCGGGCTGGACCGCGACGGCGGCTTCCTGCTCACGCACGGCGCTGTGGTCCTCGGGTTGACGTACGGCTTCTTGCCGTTCATGGTGCTGCCGCTCTACGTGGCGTGCGAGCGGTTCGACTTCCGGCTGGTGGAGGCGTCCTACGACCTCGGGCACGGGCGGGTGTCGACGTTCTTCCGGATCGTGCTGCCGGGTGTGCTCACCGGCGTGCTGGCCGGGTCGTTGCTGGTCCTGGTGCCGGCGGCGGGTGACTTCGTGACGCCGAAGCTGCTCGGCGGGGTCGACCAGTCGACGTTCGGGTCGGTGATCGACGACCAGTTCCGCGGCGGCAACAACTGGCCGCTGGGTTCGGCGATGGCGGTGCTGCTGCTCGTGCTGGTGGTGCTCGTGCTCGTGTTGCGCGGGAAGCGTGGGGAGGACGTGCTGTGAACCGTCGGCCGTGGGTGCTCGGAACTGTCGCCGCGCTGGTGTTCGTGTTCCTGTACGCGCCGATCGTGTGGCTGGCGATCGCGTCGTTCAACTCGTCGCGGTCTCTCAGTCGTATCAGCGGCGTTTCGACGCAGTGGTACGAGGAGCTGTTCCGCGACACGCGCGTGTTGGAGTCGTTGCAGCTGACCCTGCAACTGGCGTTGGCGTCCGCGGTGATCTCGACGGTCATCGGGACGTTGGCCGCCTTCGGGTTGCGGCGCGCGTTTCCCGGCCGTGGGCTGTGGACGGTCTTGTTGTCGTTGCCGCTCGTGGTGCCCGAGGTCGTCATGGGGGTGGCGATGCTCGGGTTCTTCGTGAAGCTCGCCGGGATCCCGCTGGGGTTCGGGGCACTGCTGTTCGCGCACGTGGCGTTCTCGCTGAGCTTCGTGGTCGTGGTGGTGCGGTCGCGGGTGTCCGGGATGGACGTCCGGATGGAGGAGGCCGCCGCCGATCTCGGGGCGTCACCGCTCGTGGTGTTCCGGACCGTGACGCTGCCGCTGGTGGCGCCCGCGGTGGTGGCGGGCGCGGCGTTCGCGTTCCTGCTGTCGTTCGACGACGTGGTGATCTCGTCGTACCTGACCGGCGTGGGGTCGACGACGCTGCCGGTGTTCGTCTACGCGCAGGCCTCGAAGCGGGGCATCTCACCGGAGATCGTGGCGCTGTCGACGTTGATGGTGGCGGCGACGGCGCTGCTGCTGGTCATCGGTGTCGTGGTCGCGTCGTGGCGGGCACGCCGGGCGGGCTCCACCGCGCAGCTGGTCTGAGCGTCAACTTTCGTCGCTGGAATTCGATACTCCAGCGTGCCGCGGCAGTGGTGGGACGTCTCGTAGCTTTGGGCGTGTGATTACTGCTGTGCGGGCCAGGGCCGAGGCGTTCCGCGCCGACAACCTGGCGCGGTTCAGGGCGCTGACGCCCGTGCGGGTCGCCGG from Lentzea guizhouensis harbors:
- a CDS encoding DUF2631 domain-containing protein; protein product: MASSSELDKRPAVDPHEEPSHEWGWHGTLPKGTRIAGWLSAIFCFLMLIGNHHGRIEDIYLVATGLTIIGLLVWDMARRKTSWRR
- a CDS encoding ABC transporter substrate-binding protein, producing MTDQKVRIARLWDNDSPRVTRRTMLGSMTFFALAACGVGEAPTNSGPTSAAAKAKNLKDELKLNFYNWTDYIAKDTLPGFQTATGIQVTYDNFSTNDEMEAKIASGSAGYDLVVPSDNFLRRFLRSGLLQPLDHSSLPNLKNLEKRFVEADYDAGNKYSVPWAWGTTGLAYSKSQIGGDVTGFAAYDLPNAQGRSTILDEARDGMALGLLKLGHDPNTTDPEQIDDAANFLLSLKKKLGQITSDVIEPLTSGQVRLAQAYSGDAFQARETSEDVAYAIPAEGGLSYVDLLVIPKDAPHAENAHKFIDFILGAETGAALSNAVRYGSPNAAAKPLIDKELLDDPLVYPSEEQLKKLPFTKDLGGDVEARYADAWTKVKTG
- a CDS encoding beta-class carbonic anhydrase gives rise to the protein MSVTDELLANNRAYAAQFSGPLPLPPAEQVAVVACMDARIDVYRVLGLQEGEAHVIRNAGGVVTEDEIRSLAISQRLLGTREIILIHHTDCGMLTFTDDDFKRSIQQDVGVKPAWAAEAFGDLEEDVRQSVARIVGNPFLPVKDSVRGFVFDVATGELTEVQL
- a CDS encoding cytochrome P450; amino-acid sequence: MLEQLNGHDDPYPVYDQIRAQGALTRDGGLWATTSHSLVNKILRDRRFGVRYANGTYPGTPNVVSGSFLELDPPDHTRLRRLATPAFSPKKIDEYRARVEKVADALLDQAGDEFDLITDYAAPLPIAVISELLGIPDADTGDFANYGRLVAQSFDGHFSPDIDRANERIFALFERLIAERRARPGDDVISSLVAAEAEQKLTVPELLSTLVLLLIAGFETTVNLIGNGVRALLDHPKQWAFFKAYPDVAGAVVEETLRWAPPVHLTTRLAHEQITLLDKDIRADDGVYLLIAAANRDPEVYPEPDRFDLMRVQKPEHLAFSSGIHYCLGATLARMEGEVAFRAVARRLPDLRQAGPAGHRDSVVIRGMVSYPVSRS
- the rlmN gene encoding 23S rRNA (adenine(2503)-C(2))-methyltransferase RlmN, yielding MTSLPLVFDAPKRGLPPRHLVDLSPAERADAVAALGEKPFRAKQLSNHYFSRLTVDPAEMTDIPAATRDKLVADLMPPLFTVVRKVTTDEGTTAKTLLRAHDGTLIESVLMRYPDRATLCISSQAGCGMACPFCATGQGGLQRNLSTAEIVDQVRLGAAAMRDGELPGGPGRLSNIVFMGMGEPLANYKRVIEAVHRITAPAPDGLGISQRTVTVSTVGLVPAIRKLTEEKLQVRLAVSLHTPDDELRNTLVPVNTRWDVAEVLEAARGYADHTGRRVSIEYALIRDINDQGWRADLLGKKLRKHLGQLVHVNLIPLNPTPGSKWDASPKPVEREFVRRVREQGVECTVRDTRGQEIAAACGQLAAEG
- a CDS encoding ABC transporter permease; the encoded protein is MLRRWLKANALLTPTGLWLGIFLIAPLALVVQFSFATRDTGVARAVLPWTTQAYLTALDPAFLPIFGRTLVYAVATTVACLVLGFPLAWFIARHGGRYRTVLLAAVLIPFWSSYLARIYAWKALLDGEGLVNTVLGWVGLDRDGGFLLTHGAVVLGLTYGFLPFMVLPLYVACERFDFRLVEASYDLGHGRVSTFFRIVLPGVLTGVLAGSLLVLVPAAGDFVTPKLLGGVDQSTFGSVIDDQFRGGNNWPLGSAMAVLLLVLVVLVLVLRGKRGEDVL
- a CDS encoding serine/threonine-protein kinase, with product MGEPTRLVAGRYATIRELGRGGMGVVWLAEDRVIGRQVALKELRTTENERVLREARTAGRLNSPNVVGIYDVIVEHGVTYLVMELVEAPTLATVMARRALGEDEVADIGLQTLNALEAAHAAGIVHRDVKPSNIMVLPDGRVKLADFGIARAMDDPGLTATGGIMGSPGYMAPELFAGKPPSPASDLWALGATMFHAIEGRAPFQRDTTAATMHAIMYEEPVLQRTYGPLADTIMALLTQDDTHRLTASQLRERLGDRTKVVRPPTPSEQTVVIEPVTTYVTPPPATIADWDDKPRSRKKIAIFAGAAAAVVVIALAAVFTFRPDTPGTAAAQQGANVSDAPSSAASSTSSSAPSSSSAAPSSSAAPSSSQVSSVVKPTQVTQPGQPQPTTQPKPPRETLVLKRYIKNGTPFHFTGTPRVGAPAGFTPEAHTLGKLLANPEPGAVPLYACRLNNSEDHMTSTSSTCEGQTVIGTLGYIFKAKPNDVPTHPLHRCLFQGAHFDSPHANCEGQTPEFQFGWVLTGP
- a CDS encoding TetR/AcrR family transcriptional regulator, which produces MSVHLLQTATSVLLKDPTASLGDVARAAGVGRTTLHKRYPTRTALVRAVASDALDLIDSVSSHVDFARDDAIEDLVTRLVALGPRVEFLLRFPGLELDEELAARIREMDRPVLDLITRLQGTRLRRDLPAWWILQTLYAGLFNAWEAISDGRLAPLDAPRFVLTTVFEGVQRAGAVERP
- a CDS encoding ABC transporter ATP-binding protein, encoding MTGFSPAEASTPDTFAPVEIGLHGVRKRFSDQVAVDGVSLNVHEGEFFSVLGPSGCGKTTVLRMIAGFVDPDEGRIELDGNDMVGVPPYRRDVNTVFQSYALFPHMSVWDNVAYGLKRKKLRGEELKKRVGEHLELVRLSQFAQRRPAQLSGGQQQRVAIARALAAGPQLLLLDEPLGALDAKLRKELQIELMRIQREVGTTFLYVTHDQEEALVLSHRIAVMNAGKIEQVGYPEDVYERPATRFVAGFIGTSNILDAEVSGVDGGFAELTAPGATRLRARFTGAVSHGQKVAATVRPEKVHLFNETAEPPTGWCVLPGVVHDVVYTGVSTQFVVDTPAGELVAFVQNAQRIDDAGAPGQPVRLAWDPEFTVLLEKADD
- a CDS encoding ABC transporter permease, which encodes MNRRPWVLGTVAALVFVFLYAPIVWLAIASFNSSRSLSRISGVSTQWYEELFRDTRVLESLQLTLQLALASAVISTVIGTLAAFGLRRAFPGRGLWTVLLSLPLVVPEVVMGVAMLGFFVKLAGIPLGFGALLFAHVAFSLSFVVVVVRSRVSGMDVRMEEAAADLGASPLVVFRTVTLPLVAPAVVAGAAFAFLLSFDDVVISSYLTGVGSTTLPVFVYAQASKRGISPEIVALSTLMVAATALLLVIGVVVASWRARRAGSTAQLV